Proteins from a single region of Pungitius pungitius chromosome 4, fPunPun2.1, whole genome shotgun sequence:
- the zgc:123258 gene encoding signal peptide peptidase-like 2A isoform X3, which produces MERAVRLIILSVVFYVSQINCQEAILHISNERTNREYCIVYNQSWTPLSQTFDKATQYPLVNMTSTVLCNTSGVIPAVVKGKALVVMRGDCDFSQKAQVAQSLGATTLLIASKTLLITPSANDSEYAKVNIPLALMRYRDFIEAQQVFSEGMQVKLYAPTYPKIDVSLVVMLLIAMVTVTLGGFWSGACERDRMNGDGDGGESKADPKELFLYSPLKVVIFVALMCGMLVLMYYFYNVMVYFIIVIFCLASASALFSCIDAVMEILSCPSGSFSIKSCNFSVRSLILAAVCICIAVVWGVYRNEERWIWILQDLLGVAFCLNFMKTVSLSNFKICVILLSLLLLYDVFFVFITPFFTKNGVSIMVQVALGPEASGEKLPVVMRVPRFSAWAQNLCGMQFSILGYGDIIIPGLLVAYCSRFDVWVNSSKKVYFISCCIAYLLGMIVTFAVMLLSGMGQPALLYLVPFTLIASAVVAGCRGEMRQFWAGTTYMVRRPVLDSSREPLLPGLLSSNPDLTLTSLSPFYSAAAFLRAFFCPLLFFFWGHSSP; this is translated from the exons ATGGAAAGAGCAGTCAGACTCATCATTTTGTCGGTCGTTTTCTACGTATCGCAG ATAAACTGCCAGGAGGCAATCTTGCACATTTCCAATGAAAGAACAAATAGGGAGTACTGTATTGTCTACAATCAATCCTGGACTCCACTGTCACAAACCTTTGATAAGGCT ACGCAGTATCCACTGGTGAATATGACATCCACTGTGCTGTGTAACACCTCGGGGGTCATTCCAGCTGTGGTGAAGGGCAAAGCATTGGTGGTGATGAGGGGCGACTGTGATTTCAGCCAGAAAGCTCAGGTTGCTCAGAGCCTCGGAGCTACTACTTTGCTCATTGCCAGCAAGACACTTTTG ATCACTCCATCAGCCAATGACTCGGAGTATGCAAAGGTCAATATTCCTCTGGCTCTCATGAGGTACAGGGATTTCATTGAAGCGCAGCAG GTGTTTAGTGAAGGGATGCAGGTGAAGCTATATGCTCCAACTTACCCAAAGATCGATGTAAGCCTTGTAGTCATGCTACTGATTGCCATGGTCACGGTCACCCTGGGCGGCTTCTGGAGCGGGGCGTGTGAGAG AGACCGAATGAATGGCGATGGAGATGGGGGAGAGAGCAAAGCAGACCCCAAAGAGCTTTTCCTGTACTCTCCTCTTAAAGTTGTCATCTTTGTCGCGCTGATGTGTGGGATGCTTGTCCTCATGTACTACTTCTACAATGTCATGG ttTACTTCATCATTGTCATATTCTGCCTGGCGTCTGCCTCTGCACTGTTCAGCTGTATTGATGCAGTGATGGAAATACTTAGTTGCCCCTCTGGGAG cTTCTCCATTAAAAGTTGCAACTTCAGTGTGAGGTCGCTCATACTGGCCGCCGTATGTATTTGCATTGCTGTGGTCTGGGGAGTGTACAGGAATGAAGAGAG aTGGATCTGGATCTTGCAGGACTTACTTGGCGTTGCTTTCTGCCTAAACTTCATGAAGACCGTTTCGCTTTCCAACTTCAAG ATCTGTGTGATTCTGCTGAGCCTCCTGCTGTTGTATGATGTCTTCTTCGTTTTCATTACTCCTTTCTTCACCAAG AACGGAGTGAGCATTATGGTGCAGGTCGCCCTGGGCCCGGAGGCATCAGGAGAGAAG cTGCCAGTGGTCATGCGTGTGCCTCGGTTCTCAGCTTGGGCTCAGAACCTGTGTGGAATGCAGTTCTCCATTCTGGGTTATGGAGATATCATTATTCCAG GTCTCCTGGTGGCCTACTGCAGCAGATTTGATGTTTGGGTCAACAGCAGCAAGAAGGTCTACTTTATCTCCTGCTGCATAG CCTATCTGCTGGGAATGATTGTGACATTCGCCGTGATGCTGCTGTCCGGGATGGGCCAGCCCGCACTGCTCTACCTGGTGCCCTTCACCCTGATCGCCTCCGCTGTGGTGGCCGGGTGCAGGGGAGAGATGAGGCAGTTCTGGGCGGGAACCACCTATATGGTGAGAAGACCG GTTTTGGACTCGTCAAGGGAACCTTTGCTGCCAGGTTTGCTTTCCTCCAATCCAGACCTCACCCTTACATCTCTCTCCCCTTTTTATAGTGCTGCAGCCTTTCTTAGGGCCTTCTTTTGCccactcttgttttttttttgggggcatTCTAGCCCCTAA
- the zgc:123258 gene encoding signal peptide peptidase-like 2A isoform X4, with amino-acid sequence MERAVRLIILSVVFYVSQINCQEAILHISNERTNREYCIVYNQSWTPLSQTFDKATQYPLVNMTSTVLCNTSGVIPAVVKGKALVVMRGDCDFSQKAQVAQSLGATTLLIASKTLLITPSANDSEYAKVNIPLALMRYRDFIEAQQVFSEGMQVKLYAPTYPKIDVSLVVMLLIAMVTVTLGGFWSGACERDRMNGDGDGGESKADPKELFLYSPLKVVIFVALMCGMLVLMYYFYNVMVYFIIVIFCLASASALFSCIDAVMEILSCPSGSFSIKSCNFSVRSLILAAVCICIAVVWGVYRNEERWIWILQDLLGVAFCLNFMKTVSLSNFKICVILLSLLLLYDVFFVFITPFFTKNGVSIMVQVALGPEASGEKTQGNMVEVPAEPQAPSEKLPVVMRVPRFSAWAQNLCGMQFSILGYGDIIIPGLLVAYCSRFDVWVNSSKKVYFISCCIAYLLGMIVTFAVMLLSGMGQPALLYLVPFTLIASAVVAGCRGEMRQFWAGTTYMVRRPVLDSSREPLLPEGRTHGSIGETC; translated from the exons ATGGAAAGAGCAGTCAGACTCATCATTTTGTCGGTCGTTTTCTACGTATCGCAG ATAAACTGCCAGGAGGCAATCTTGCACATTTCCAATGAAAGAACAAATAGGGAGTACTGTATTGTCTACAATCAATCCTGGACTCCACTGTCACAAACCTTTGATAAGGCT ACGCAGTATCCACTGGTGAATATGACATCCACTGTGCTGTGTAACACCTCGGGGGTCATTCCAGCTGTGGTGAAGGGCAAAGCATTGGTGGTGATGAGGGGCGACTGTGATTTCAGCCAGAAAGCTCAGGTTGCTCAGAGCCTCGGAGCTACTACTTTGCTCATTGCCAGCAAGACACTTTTG ATCACTCCATCAGCCAATGACTCGGAGTATGCAAAGGTCAATATTCCTCTGGCTCTCATGAGGTACAGGGATTTCATTGAAGCGCAGCAG GTGTTTAGTGAAGGGATGCAGGTGAAGCTATATGCTCCAACTTACCCAAAGATCGATGTAAGCCTTGTAGTCATGCTACTGATTGCCATGGTCACGGTCACCCTGGGCGGCTTCTGGAGCGGGGCGTGTGAGAG AGACCGAATGAATGGCGATGGAGATGGGGGAGAGAGCAAAGCAGACCCCAAAGAGCTTTTCCTGTACTCTCCTCTTAAAGTTGTCATCTTTGTCGCGCTGATGTGTGGGATGCTTGTCCTCATGTACTACTTCTACAATGTCATGG ttTACTTCATCATTGTCATATTCTGCCTGGCGTCTGCCTCTGCACTGTTCAGCTGTATTGATGCAGTGATGGAAATACTTAGTTGCCCCTCTGGGAG cTTCTCCATTAAAAGTTGCAACTTCAGTGTGAGGTCGCTCATACTGGCCGCCGTATGTATTTGCATTGCTGTGGTCTGGGGAGTGTACAGGAATGAAGAGAG aTGGATCTGGATCTTGCAGGACTTACTTGGCGTTGCTTTCTGCCTAAACTTCATGAAGACCGTTTCGCTTTCCAACTTCAAG ATCTGTGTGATTCTGCTGAGCCTCCTGCTGTTGTATGATGTCTTCTTCGTTTTCATTACTCCTTTCTTCACCAAG AACGGAGTGAGCATTATGGTGCAGGTCGCCCTGGGCCCGGAGGCATCAGGAGAGAAG ACGCAAGGTAACATGGTGGAGGTCCCGGCTGAACCCCAAGCTCCCTCAGAGAAA cTGCCAGTGGTCATGCGTGTGCCTCGGTTCTCAGCTTGGGCTCAGAACCTGTGTGGAATGCAGTTCTCCATTCTGGGTTATGGAGATATCATTATTCCAG GTCTCCTGGTGGCCTACTGCAGCAGATTTGATGTTTGGGTCAACAGCAGCAAGAAGGTCTACTTTATCTCCTGCTGCATAG CCTATCTGCTGGGAATGATTGTGACATTCGCCGTGATGCTGCTGTCCGGGATGGGCCAGCCCGCACTGCTCTACCTGGTGCCCTTCACCCTGATCGCCTCCGCTGTGGTGGCCGGGTGCAGGGGAGAGATGAGGCAGTTCTGGGCGGGAACCACCTATATGGTGAGAAGACCG GTTTTGGACTCGTCAAGGGAACCTTTGCTGCCAG AGGGAAGAACTCATGGCTCCATAGGAGAAACATGCTGA
- the zgc:123258 gene encoding signal peptide peptidase-like 2A isoform X2, with the protein MERAVRLIILSVVFYVSQINCQEAILHISNERTNREYCIVYNQSWTPLSQTFDKATQYPLVNMTSTVLCNTSGVIPAVVKGKALVVMRGDCDFSQKAQVAQSLGATTLLIASKTLLITPSANDSEYAKVNIPLALMRYRDFIEAQQVFSEGMQVKLYAPTYPKIDVSLVVMLLIAMVTVTLGGFWSGACERDRMNGDGDGGESKADPKELFLYSPLKVVIFVALMCGMLVLMYYFYNVMVYFIIVIFCLASASALFSCIDAVMEILSCPSGSFSIKSCNFSVRSLILAAVCICIAVVWGVYRNEERWIWILQDLLGVAFCLNFMKTVSLSNFKICVILLSLLLLYDVFFVFITPFFTKNGVSIMVQVALGPEASGEKTQGNMVEVPAEPQAPSEKLPVVMRVPRFSAWAQNLCGMQFSILGYGDIIIPGLLVAYCSRFDVWVNSSKKVYFISCCIAYLLGMIVTFAVMLLSGMGQPALLYLVPFTLIASAVVAGCRGEMRQFWAGTTYMVLDSSREPLLPGLLSSNPDLTLTSLSPFYSAAAFLRAFFCPLLFFFWGHSSP; encoded by the exons ATGGAAAGAGCAGTCAGACTCATCATTTTGTCGGTCGTTTTCTACGTATCGCAG ATAAACTGCCAGGAGGCAATCTTGCACATTTCCAATGAAAGAACAAATAGGGAGTACTGTATTGTCTACAATCAATCCTGGACTCCACTGTCACAAACCTTTGATAAGGCT ACGCAGTATCCACTGGTGAATATGACATCCACTGTGCTGTGTAACACCTCGGGGGTCATTCCAGCTGTGGTGAAGGGCAAAGCATTGGTGGTGATGAGGGGCGACTGTGATTTCAGCCAGAAAGCTCAGGTTGCTCAGAGCCTCGGAGCTACTACTTTGCTCATTGCCAGCAAGACACTTTTG ATCACTCCATCAGCCAATGACTCGGAGTATGCAAAGGTCAATATTCCTCTGGCTCTCATGAGGTACAGGGATTTCATTGAAGCGCAGCAG GTGTTTAGTGAAGGGATGCAGGTGAAGCTATATGCTCCAACTTACCCAAAGATCGATGTAAGCCTTGTAGTCATGCTACTGATTGCCATGGTCACGGTCACCCTGGGCGGCTTCTGGAGCGGGGCGTGTGAGAG AGACCGAATGAATGGCGATGGAGATGGGGGAGAGAGCAAAGCAGACCCCAAAGAGCTTTTCCTGTACTCTCCTCTTAAAGTTGTCATCTTTGTCGCGCTGATGTGTGGGATGCTTGTCCTCATGTACTACTTCTACAATGTCATGG ttTACTTCATCATTGTCATATTCTGCCTGGCGTCTGCCTCTGCACTGTTCAGCTGTATTGATGCAGTGATGGAAATACTTAGTTGCCCCTCTGGGAG cTTCTCCATTAAAAGTTGCAACTTCAGTGTGAGGTCGCTCATACTGGCCGCCGTATGTATTTGCATTGCTGTGGTCTGGGGAGTGTACAGGAATGAAGAGAG aTGGATCTGGATCTTGCAGGACTTACTTGGCGTTGCTTTCTGCCTAAACTTCATGAAGACCGTTTCGCTTTCCAACTTCAAG ATCTGTGTGATTCTGCTGAGCCTCCTGCTGTTGTATGATGTCTTCTTCGTTTTCATTACTCCTTTCTTCACCAAG AACGGAGTGAGCATTATGGTGCAGGTCGCCCTGGGCCCGGAGGCATCAGGAGAGAAG ACGCAAGGTAACATGGTGGAGGTCCCGGCTGAACCCCAAGCTCCCTCAGAGAAA cTGCCAGTGGTCATGCGTGTGCCTCGGTTCTCAGCTTGGGCTCAGAACCTGTGTGGAATGCAGTTCTCCATTCTGGGTTATGGAGATATCATTATTCCAG GTCTCCTGGTGGCCTACTGCAGCAGATTTGATGTTTGGGTCAACAGCAGCAAGAAGGTCTACTTTATCTCCTGCTGCATAG CCTATCTGCTGGGAATGATTGTGACATTCGCCGTGATGCTGCTGTCCGGGATGGGCCAGCCCGCACTGCTCTACCTGGTGCCCTTCACCCTGATCGCCTCCGCTGTGGTGGCCGGGTGCAGGGGAGAGATGAGGCAGTTCTGGGCGGGAACCACCTATATG GTTTTGGACTCGTCAAGGGAACCTTTGCTGCCAGGTTTGCTTTCCTCCAATCCAGACCTCACCCTTACATCTCTCTCCCCTTTTTATAGTGCTGCAGCCTTTCTTAGGGCCTTCTTTTGCccactcttgttttttttttgggggcatTCTAGCCCCTAA
- the zgc:123258 gene encoding signal peptide peptidase-like 2A isoform X6 codes for MERAVRLIILSVVFYVSQINCQEAILHISNERTNREYCIVYNQSWTPLSQTFDKATQYPLVNMTSTVLCNTSGVIPAVVKGKALVVMRGDCDFSQKAQVAQSLGATTLLIASKTLLITPSANDSEYAKVNIPLALMRYRDFIEAQQVFSEGMQVKLYAPTYPKIDVSLVVMLLIAMVTVTLGGFWSGACERDRMNGDGDGGESKADPKELFLYSPLKVVIFVALMCGMLVLMYYFYNVMVYFIIVIFCLASASALFSCIDAVMEILSCPSGSFSIKSCNFSVRSLILAAVCICIAVVWGVYRNEERWIWILQDLLGVAFCLNFMKTVSLSNFKICVILLSLLLLYDVFFVFITPFFTKNGVSIMVQVALGPEASGEKTQGNMVEVPAEPQAPSEKLPVVMRVPRFSAWAQNLCGMQFSILGYGDIIIPGLLVAYCSRFDVWVNSSKKVYFISCCIAYLLGMIVTFAVMLLSGMGQPALLYLVPFTLIASAVVAGCRGEMRQFWAGTTYMVRRPREELMAP; via the exons ATGGAAAGAGCAGTCAGACTCATCATTTTGTCGGTCGTTTTCTACGTATCGCAG ATAAACTGCCAGGAGGCAATCTTGCACATTTCCAATGAAAGAACAAATAGGGAGTACTGTATTGTCTACAATCAATCCTGGACTCCACTGTCACAAACCTTTGATAAGGCT ACGCAGTATCCACTGGTGAATATGACATCCACTGTGCTGTGTAACACCTCGGGGGTCATTCCAGCTGTGGTGAAGGGCAAAGCATTGGTGGTGATGAGGGGCGACTGTGATTTCAGCCAGAAAGCTCAGGTTGCTCAGAGCCTCGGAGCTACTACTTTGCTCATTGCCAGCAAGACACTTTTG ATCACTCCATCAGCCAATGACTCGGAGTATGCAAAGGTCAATATTCCTCTGGCTCTCATGAGGTACAGGGATTTCATTGAAGCGCAGCAG GTGTTTAGTGAAGGGATGCAGGTGAAGCTATATGCTCCAACTTACCCAAAGATCGATGTAAGCCTTGTAGTCATGCTACTGATTGCCATGGTCACGGTCACCCTGGGCGGCTTCTGGAGCGGGGCGTGTGAGAG AGACCGAATGAATGGCGATGGAGATGGGGGAGAGAGCAAAGCAGACCCCAAAGAGCTTTTCCTGTACTCTCCTCTTAAAGTTGTCATCTTTGTCGCGCTGATGTGTGGGATGCTTGTCCTCATGTACTACTTCTACAATGTCATGG ttTACTTCATCATTGTCATATTCTGCCTGGCGTCTGCCTCTGCACTGTTCAGCTGTATTGATGCAGTGATGGAAATACTTAGTTGCCCCTCTGGGAG cTTCTCCATTAAAAGTTGCAACTTCAGTGTGAGGTCGCTCATACTGGCCGCCGTATGTATTTGCATTGCTGTGGTCTGGGGAGTGTACAGGAATGAAGAGAG aTGGATCTGGATCTTGCAGGACTTACTTGGCGTTGCTTTCTGCCTAAACTTCATGAAGACCGTTTCGCTTTCCAACTTCAAG ATCTGTGTGATTCTGCTGAGCCTCCTGCTGTTGTATGATGTCTTCTTCGTTTTCATTACTCCTTTCTTCACCAAG AACGGAGTGAGCATTATGGTGCAGGTCGCCCTGGGCCCGGAGGCATCAGGAGAGAAG ACGCAAGGTAACATGGTGGAGGTCCCGGCTGAACCCCAAGCTCCCTCAGAGAAA cTGCCAGTGGTCATGCGTGTGCCTCGGTTCTCAGCTTGGGCTCAGAACCTGTGTGGAATGCAGTTCTCCATTCTGGGTTATGGAGATATCATTATTCCAG GTCTCCTGGTGGCCTACTGCAGCAGATTTGATGTTTGGGTCAACAGCAGCAAGAAGGTCTACTTTATCTCCTGCTGCATAG CCTATCTGCTGGGAATGATTGTGACATTCGCCGTGATGCTGCTGTCCGGGATGGGCCAGCCCGCACTGCTCTACCTGGTGCCCTTCACCCTGATCGCCTCCGCTGTGGTGGCCGGGTGCAGGGGAGAGATGAGGCAGTTCTGGGCGGGAACCACCTATATGGTGAGAAGACCG AGGGAAGAACTCATGGCTCCATAG
- the zgc:123258 gene encoding signal peptide peptidase-like 2A isoform X5, which translates to MERAVRLIILSVVFYVSQINCQEAILHISNERTNREYCIVYNQSWTPLSQTFDKATQYPLVNMTSTVLCNTSGVIPAVVKGKALVVMRGDCDFSQKAQVAQSLGATTLLIASKTLLITPSANDSEYAKVNIPLALMRYRDFIEAQQVFSEGMQVKLYAPTYPKIDVSLVVMLLIAMVTVTLGGFWSGACERDRMNGDGDGGESKADPKELFLYSPLKVVIFVALMCGMLVLMYYFYNVMVYFIIVIFCLASASALFSCIDAVMEILSCPSGSFSIKSCNFSVRSLILAAVCICIAVVWGVYRNEERWIWILQDLLGVAFCLNFMKTVSLSNFKICVILLSLLLLYDVFFVFITPFFTKNGVSIMVQVALGPEASGEKTQGNMVEVPAEPQAPSEKLPVVMRVPRFSAWAQNLCGMQFSILGYGDIIIPGLLVAYCSRFDVWVNSSKKVYFISCCIAYLLGMIVTFAVMLLSGMGQPALLYLVPFTLIASAVVAGCRGEMRQFWAGTTYMVLDSSREPLLPEGRTHGSIGETC; encoded by the exons ATGGAAAGAGCAGTCAGACTCATCATTTTGTCGGTCGTTTTCTACGTATCGCAG ATAAACTGCCAGGAGGCAATCTTGCACATTTCCAATGAAAGAACAAATAGGGAGTACTGTATTGTCTACAATCAATCCTGGACTCCACTGTCACAAACCTTTGATAAGGCT ACGCAGTATCCACTGGTGAATATGACATCCACTGTGCTGTGTAACACCTCGGGGGTCATTCCAGCTGTGGTGAAGGGCAAAGCATTGGTGGTGATGAGGGGCGACTGTGATTTCAGCCAGAAAGCTCAGGTTGCTCAGAGCCTCGGAGCTACTACTTTGCTCATTGCCAGCAAGACACTTTTG ATCACTCCATCAGCCAATGACTCGGAGTATGCAAAGGTCAATATTCCTCTGGCTCTCATGAGGTACAGGGATTTCATTGAAGCGCAGCAG GTGTTTAGTGAAGGGATGCAGGTGAAGCTATATGCTCCAACTTACCCAAAGATCGATGTAAGCCTTGTAGTCATGCTACTGATTGCCATGGTCACGGTCACCCTGGGCGGCTTCTGGAGCGGGGCGTGTGAGAG AGACCGAATGAATGGCGATGGAGATGGGGGAGAGAGCAAAGCAGACCCCAAAGAGCTTTTCCTGTACTCTCCTCTTAAAGTTGTCATCTTTGTCGCGCTGATGTGTGGGATGCTTGTCCTCATGTACTACTTCTACAATGTCATGG ttTACTTCATCATTGTCATATTCTGCCTGGCGTCTGCCTCTGCACTGTTCAGCTGTATTGATGCAGTGATGGAAATACTTAGTTGCCCCTCTGGGAG cTTCTCCATTAAAAGTTGCAACTTCAGTGTGAGGTCGCTCATACTGGCCGCCGTATGTATTTGCATTGCTGTGGTCTGGGGAGTGTACAGGAATGAAGAGAG aTGGATCTGGATCTTGCAGGACTTACTTGGCGTTGCTTTCTGCCTAAACTTCATGAAGACCGTTTCGCTTTCCAACTTCAAG ATCTGTGTGATTCTGCTGAGCCTCCTGCTGTTGTATGATGTCTTCTTCGTTTTCATTACTCCTTTCTTCACCAAG AACGGAGTGAGCATTATGGTGCAGGTCGCCCTGGGCCCGGAGGCATCAGGAGAGAAG ACGCAAGGTAACATGGTGGAGGTCCCGGCTGAACCCCAAGCTCCCTCAGAGAAA cTGCCAGTGGTCATGCGTGTGCCTCGGTTCTCAGCTTGGGCTCAGAACCTGTGTGGAATGCAGTTCTCCATTCTGGGTTATGGAGATATCATTATTCCAG GTCTCCTGGTGGCCTACTGCAGCAGATTTGATGTTTGGGTCAACAGCAGCAAGAAGGTCTACTTTATCTCCTGCTGCATAG CCTATCTGCTGGGAATGATTGTGACATTCGCCGTGATGCTGCTGTCCGGGATGGGCCAGCCCGCACTGCTCTACCTGGTGCCCTTCACCCTGATCGCCTCCGCTGTGGTGGCCGGGTGCAGGGGAGAGATGAGGCAGTTCTGGGCGGGAACCACCTATATG GTTTTGGACTCGTCAAGGGAACCTTTGCTGCCAG AGGGAAGAACTCATGGCTCCATAGGAGAAACATGCTGA
- the zgc:123258 gene encoding signal peptide peptidase-like 2A isoform X7, with amino-acid sequence MERAVRLIILSVVFYVSQINCQEAILHISNERTNREYCIVYNQSWTPLSQTFDKATQYPLVNMTSTVLCNTSGVIPAVVKGKALVVMRGDCDFSQKAQVAQSLGATTLLIASKTLLITPSANDSEYAKVNIPLALMRYRDFIEAQQVFSEGMQVKLYAPTYPKIDVSLVVMLLIAMVTVTLGGFWSGACERDRMNGDGDGGESKADPKELFLYSPLKVVIFVALMCGMLVLMYYFYNVMVYFIIVIFCLASASALFSCIDAVMEILSCPSGSFSIKSCNFSVRSLILAAVCICIAVVWGVYRNEERWIWILQDLLGVAFCLNFMKTVSLSNFKICVILLSLLLLYDVFFVFITPFFTKNGVSIMVQVALGPEASGEKTQGNMVEVPAEPQAPSEKLPVVMRVPRFSAWAQNLCGMQFSILGYGDIIIPGLLVAYCSRFDVWVNSSKKVYFISCCIAYLLGMIVTFAVMLLSGMGQPALLYLVPFTLIASAVVAGCRGEMRQFWAGTTYMREELMAP; translated from the exons ATGGAAAGAGCAGTCAGACTCATCATTTTGTCGGTCGTTTTCTACGTATCGCAG ATAAACTGCCAGGAGGCAATCTTGCACATTTCCAATGAAAGAACAAATAGGGAGTACTGTATTGTCTACAATCAATCCTGGACTCCACTGTCACAAACCTTTGATAAGGCT ACGCAGTATCCACTGGTGAATATGACATCCACTGTGCTGTGTAACACCTCGGGGGTCATTCCAGCTGTGGTGAAGGGCAAAGCATTGGTGGTGATGAGGGGCGACTGTGATTTCAGCCAGAAAGCTCAGGTTGCTCAGAGCCTCGGAGCTACTACTTTGCTCATTGCCAGCAAGACACTTTTG ATCACTCCATCAGCCAATGACTCGGAGTATGCAAAGGTCAATATTCCTCTGGCTCTCATGAGGTACAGGGATTTCATTGAAGCGCAGCAG GTGTTTAGTGAAGGGATGCAGGTGAAGCTATATGCTCCAACTTACCCAAAGATCGATGTAAGCCTTGTAGTCATGCTACTGATTGCCATGGTCACGGTCACCCTGGGCGGCTTCTGGAGCGGGGCGTGTGAGAG AGACCGAATGAATGGCGATGGAGATGGGGGAGAGAGCAAAGCAGACCCCAAAGAGCTTTTCCTGTACTCTCCTCTTAAAGTTGTCATCTTTGTCGCGCTGATGTGTGGGATGCTTGTCCTCATGTACTACTTCTACAATGTCATGG ttTACTTCATCATTGTCATATTCTGCCTGGCGTCTGCCTCTGCACTGTTCAGCTGTATTGATGCAGTGATGGAAATACTTAGTTGCCCCTCTGGGAG cTTCTCCATTAAAAGTTGCAACTTCAGTGTGAGGTCGCTCATACTGGCCGCCGTATGTATTTGCATTGCTGTGGTCTGGGGAGTGTACAGGAATGAAGAGAG aTGGATCTGGATCTTGCAGGACTTACTTGGCGTTGCTTTCTGCCTAAACTTCATGAAGACCGTTTCGCTTTCCAACTTCAAG ATCTGTGTGATTCTGCTGAGCCTCCTGCTGTTGTATGATGTCTTCTTCGTTTTCATTACTCCTTTCTTCACCAAG AACGGAGTGAGCATTATGGTGCAGGTCGCCCTGGGCCCGGAGGCATCAGGAGAGAAG ACGCAAGGTAACATGGTGGAGGTCCCGGCTGAACCCCAAGCTCCCTCAGAGAAA cTGCCAGTGGTCATGCGTGTGCCTCGGTTCTCAGCTTGGGCTCAGAACCTGTGTGGAATGCAGTTCTCCATTCTGGGTTATGGAGATATCATTATTCCAG GTCTCCTGGTGGCCTACTGCAGCAGATTTGATGTTTGGGTCAACAGCAGCAAGAAGGTCTACTTTATCTCCTGCTGCATAG CCTATCTGCTGGGAATGATTGTGACATTCGCCGTGATGCTGCTGTCCGGGATGGGCCAGCCCGCACTGCTCTACCTGGTGCCCTTCACCCTGATCGCCTCCGCTGTGGTGGCCGGGTGCAGGGGAGAGATGAGGCAGTTCTGGGCGGGAACCACCTATATG AGGGAAGAACTCATGGCTCCATAG